One genomic segment of Brevibacillus laterosporus LMG 15441 includes these proteins:
- a CDS encoding DMT family transporter, giving the protein MNRAWIYVMLTCLFELLWVYAFNVAAAWWHWAIVVVIIIADFYLLSKACETLPTGTVYAIFAAAGTVGTALMDIFIFEGVFSLAKGLFMGLLVIGVISLKLADNKGGNTQGKGAA; this is encoded by the coding sequence ATGAATAGAGCTTGGATTTATGTCATGTTAACTTGTTTATTCGAATTGCTTTGGGTTTATGCTTTTAACGTGGCAGCAGCATGGTGGCATTGGGCTATTGTGGTTGTCATTATTATTGCAGATTTTTATCTACTCTCTAAAGCATGCGAGACATTACCAACGGGTACAGTTTATGCTATTTTCGCAGCAGCAGGTACAGTAGGCACTGCCCTTATGGATATTTTTATCTTTGAAGGGGTATTCAGCTTGGCAAAAGGTCTATTTATGGGGCTTCTAGTCATTGGCGTGATCTCATTAAAGCTTGCAGACAATAAAGGCGGAAACACACAAGGGAAAGGAGCTGCTTAA
- a CDS encoding ABC-F family ATP-binding cassette domain-containing protein, whose amino-acid sequence MSILAVENVTQMYGDNIIFQNISFRLLQGEHAGLVGSNGAGKSTLLRILAGELLPDSGTVKWLSHLKIGYLQQHIHLQAGTTILQYLQGAFAHLYEIEKKLLQVTEEMATPKDNLERLLARYGELQSIMDHSDFYQIEAKIEEIASGLGIYELGMDRDVETLSGGQRTKLLLGKLLLEEPHVLLLDEPTNYLDDAHIAWLINYVKSYKHAFLVVSHDQRFLNEITTAIYHLEHQTIKQYTGNYDFFLTSYAQNKQQLHDAYERQQKEISRLENFIEKNRVRKAKQAKSREKALEKIARMEKPTSSMQPRFMFHIHSEPVSQILEARNLQIGYTEPLLGPIDLRVTRGEKIAIVGYNGIGKSTMLRTLLGYLQPLRGNVRIGERVKPAYFSQEGSASNQTPLEQVWSLRPDLTQKEIRQELARSGLSEQHIRQKVCSLSGGEQAKVRLCELMLTNSNVLVLDEPTNHLDTGAKEAFKEALKQYEGTILLVSHEPAFYEDWVTQIWRVQNWS is encoded by the coding sequence ATGAGCATATTAGCGGTTGAAAATGTTACACAGATGTATGGCGATAACATTATCTTTCAAAATATAAGCTTTCGACTACTTCAAGGAGAGCATGCAGGTCTAGTTGGCAGCAACGGAGCGGGAAAATCAACTCTCCTTCGCATTTTAGCAGGGGAACTCCTCCCTGATTCAGGGACAGTGAAGTGGCTCTCTCATCTCAAAATCGGTTACCTACAGCAGCATATTCATTTACAGGCTGGCACAACCATTTTGCAGTATTTACAAGGAGCTTTTGCCCATCTGTATGAGATAGAAAAAAAGCTGCTTCAAGTAACAGAGGAAATGGCTACCCCTAAAGATAATCTTGAACGATTGTTAGCTCGCTATGGTGAGTTGCAAAGTATTATGGATCACTCTGACTTTTATCAGATAGAAGCCAAAATAGAAGAAATTGCTTCTGGACTAGGCATTTATGAGCTTGGTATGGATCGCGATGTGGAAACGCTCAGCGGTGGCCAACGAACAAAGCTTTTGCTAGGAAAGCTTTTATTAGAAGAACCCCATGTTTTGTTACTGGACGAGCCAACAAACTATCTTGATGACGCACATATTGCATGGCTTATCAATTATGTAAAAAGCTATAAGCATGCCTTTCTTGTGGTCTCACATGATCAGCGGTTCCTCAACGAAATCACAACTGCCATCTATCATTTAGAGCATCAGACGATCAAACAATATACAGGTAACTATGATTTTTTCCTAACAAGCTATGCCCAAAATAAACAGCAACTACATGATGCATATGAACGGCAACAAAAAGAAATATCCAGGCTAGAGAATTTTATTGAAAAAAATCGTGTTCGCAAGGCTAAACAAGCAAAGAGTCGTGAAAAGGCATTAGAAAAAATAGCTCGAATGGAGAAACCCACCTCCTCCATGCAGCCACGCTTTATGTTTCACATTCATTCGGAGCCAGTTAGCCAGATTTTAGAAGCGCGCAATTTACAAATCGGCTATACAGAGCCTTTATTGGGGCCAATTGATTTACGAGTAACCCGCGGTGAAAAAATCGCAATTGTAGGCTATAACGGTATAGGTAAATCTACCATGCTTCGCACATTGCTAGGATATCTGCAACCGTTACGTGGTAATGTACGAATTGGAGAACGAGTAAAACCAGCATATTTTTCACAAGAAGGATCGGCTTCGAATCAAACACCTCTTGAGCAAGTGTGGTCATTACGGCCTGATTTAACACAAAAGGAAATAAGACAGGAGCTAGCAAGATCCGGTCTTAGTGAACAGCATATTCGGCAAAAGGTCTGCTCATTGAGCGGTGGAGAACAAGCAAAGGTCAGACTATGCGAGCTTATGCTAACAAACAGCAACGTACTCGTGTTAGATGAACCGACGAATCATTTGGATACTGGGGCAAAAGAGGCTTTTAAAGAGGCACTCAAACAATATGAGGGTACAATACTGCTTGTTTCTCATGAGCCTGCGTTTTATGAAGACTGGGTTACGCAAATCTGGCGAGTACAGAATTGGTCCTAA
- a CDS encoding NTTRR-F1 domain, which translates to MSFINRIVNGDFETGTLTPWGSSNVSITNLHSHTGNFSAQLLGGTTSSLLTQLVPVVPGESFEFFLSIAKTGGLPSPQVDITIIYLNIVALPVSIGLSTPIPFDHLPDNTNNKNWTTIYETTSIVPLTAIDAVVLINNVPSPATADIVVDSIALLQTS; encoded by the coding sequence ATGTCCTTTATCAATAGAATTGTAAATGGAGATTTTGAAACGGGAACCCTTACCCCATGGGGTTCTTCAAATGTATCCATTACTAACCTGCACAGTCACACAGGTAATTTTTCTGCACAATTACTTGGAGGTACGACTAGTAGTCTCTTGACTCAATTAGTACCTGTAGTACCCGGAGAGAGTTTTGAATTTTTTCTATCAATCGCAAAAACAGGGGGATTGCCAAGCCCTCAGGTAGATATTACAATCATTTATTTAAATATAGTTGCTCTCCCTGTTAGTATCGGTTTGAGTACGCCAATTCCGTTTGATCATCTTCCTGATAACACGAATAATAAAAATTGGACTACCATTTACGAAACAACTTCAATTGTACCTCTAACGGCGATTGATGCAGTGGTTCTTATTAATAATGTTCCTTCTCCAGCAACTGCAGATATAGTAGTTGATAGCATCGCATTATTACAAACATCGTAA
- a CDS encoding aspartate/glutamate racemase family protein, whose amino-acid sequence MKTIGLLGGMSWESTTEYYKNINQMVNQRVGALASAKCVVYSVNFEEIVQCQKEGRWDDATAILGQAAQHLEKAGAECLLVCTNTMHKIAKQISASVTIPFLHIADATAEKIREQKLRKIGLLGTKFTMEQDFFIEKMKDHGIEIIVPEEKERDIVHQVIFDELCKGIITSASRQAYREIMDSLVKAGAEGIILGCTEITLLVNAEDATVPLFDTTRIHAEKAVDFALSQVNNE is encoded by the coding sequence ATGAAAACAATCGGTCTGTTAGGCGGTATGAGCTGGGAATCTACTACTGAATACTATAAGAACATCAATCAGATGGTGAATCAACGAGTCGGAGCTCTTGCGTCAGCCAAATGTGTTGTATACTCAGTTAATTTTGAAGAGATTGTTCAGTGTCAAAAAGAAGGACGTTGGGACGATGCTACGGCTATATTAGGTCAAGCGGCACAGCATCTTGAGAAGGCTGGAGCAGAATGTTTGCTAGTTTGTACCAATACCATGCATAAAATTGCCAAACAAATCTCTGCCTCCGTTACCATTCCCTTTTTACATATCGCAGATGCCACAGCAGAAAAGATTCGGGAACAAAAGCTGCGGAAAATAGGATTGCTGGGTACGAAATTTACGATGGAACAGGACTTTTTTATTGAAAAGATGAAAGACCACGGCATCGAAATTATTGTACCAGAGGAGAAAGAGCGAGATATTGTTCATCAGGTGATTTTTGACGAGCTTTGTAAAGGGATCATTACCAGCGCATCACGTCAAGCTTATCGGGAAATTATGGATTCCCTAGTGAAAGCGGGAGCAGAGGGGATTATCCTTGGATGTACGGAAATTACCTTGTTAGTGAACGCAGAGGATGCGACTGTTCCATTATTTGATACTACGCGGATACACGCGGAAAAAGCAGTTGATTTTGCGTTGTCACAGGTGAATAATGAATAA
- a CDS encoding DMT family transporter — translation MGWLFVFLAAIFELMGVIGLKRFSTNKTLINTALFFGGFGASFAFLYTALQYLQLSVAYAVWIGVGTAGAVLVNMIFFNESKSIGRIISLIIIVIGVTGLKAVS, via the coding sequence ATGGGTTGGTTATTTGTTTTTCTAGCGGCAATATTTGAATTAATGGGAGTAATAGGCTTAAAGAGATTTAGTACAAATAAAACTTTGATAAATACGGCTCTTTTCTTTGGAGGGTTCGGTGCATCTTTTGCCTTCCTTTACACAGCTCTTCAATATCTTCAGTTAAGTGTAGCCTATGCCGTTTGGATTGGTGTGGGAACAGCCGGTGCAGTACTAGTGAATATGATTTTTTTCAATGAGTCAAAGAGCATAGGACGTATTATAAGCCTCATCATCATTGTCATCGGTGTAACTGGACTCAAAGCAGTGTCTTAA
- a CDS encoding GIY-YIG nuclease family protein, translated as MMSTSRKAELKRQYKETKPVGGVYQIKNIRNQKIFVGSTPNLKMMNGRYFQLKTGTHPNKQLQQEWNEYGEEAFIFEVLEELKEKKEGYFDPADELNKMYEKWLVKLQPYGEAGYHSTAQ; from the coding sequence ATGATGTCTACAAGCAGAAAAGCGGAATTAAAACGCCAATACAAAGAAACCAAGCCAGTGGGAGGAGTATATCAAATTAAAAACATCCGCAATCAAAAAATATTCGTAGGAAGTACGCCTAATTTAAAGATGATGAACGGTCGGTACTTTCAATTAAAAACAGGTACTCATCCAAATAAACAGCTACAGCAGGAATGGAATGAATATGGAGAGGAAGCTTTTATTTTTGAGGTTTTGGAGGAGCTAAAGGAAAAGAAAGAGGGATATTTTGACCCTGCTGATGAATTAAACAAGATGTACGAAAAGTGGTTAGTCAAGCTACAACCTTATGGGGAAGCGGGTTATCATAGCACAGCACAATAG
- a CDS encoding TetR family transcriptional regulator — MANTSDDKYNKILKAAIDVISEKGLDKTSISNIVQKAGVAQGTFYLYFSSKKALIPAIADNLLTTTLERIKEKIQGKENFWDVLEVVIDETFHITDSYKDIIVLCYSGLAIDHSMEKWEAIYRPYYHLFEVILNKAINDNEIISDINIERMAKMIINLVENAAERFYIGRDQEDTVDIVKAETYNFIKRSLLQSK; from the coding sequence ATAGCTAACACTTCTGATGATAAATACAATAAAATTTTAAAAGCTGCCATTGACGTCATTTCAGAAAAAGGACTCGATAAGACTTCCATTTCAAATATCGTACAAAAAGCAGGAGTTGCACAAGGAACCTTCTATTTATATTTTTCGTCTAAGAAAGCCTTAATTCCAGCCATTGCAGATAATCTTCTCACCACCACCTTAGAAAGAATTAAAGAAAAGATTCAAGGGAAAGAAAACTTTTGGGACGTCTTAGAGGTTGTGATTGACGAAACCTTTCACATAACCGATTCTTACAAAGACATTATTGTCCTTTGCTATTCCGGTCTTGCTATAGACCATTCAATGGAGAAATGGGAAGCGATATACCGTCCCTATTATCATTTGTTTGAAGTTATCTTAAACAAAGCCATAAACGATAACGAGATTATCAGTGATATTAATATCGAGCGAATGGCAAAAATGATTATTAACCTTGTTGAGAATGCGGCTGAACGATTTTATATAGGGCGTGATCAGGAAGATACTGTGGATATAGTTAAGGCTGAGACCTATAACTTCATCAAGAGATCACTGTTACAAAGTAAATAA
- a CDS encoding DMT family transporter: protein MKPMYVALLLFTSFLWSGNFVVGKFLVNHASSMTLTNLRYMIAVIVLIPVVYLVEKRLLPPRRAILPLILMGATGVVLFNLFMFWALERTAATNVGLLSTLNPISIAIFSFLLLREKIKALQIGSMILCFTGVLLVLSKGDWHALLSLRFNSGDLLMLAAVATWGLYSVAGRWAMRDVSALMSTLYSGFFGVLMLLPFNFSSFTITNLNAEFIWGTLYISVFATVISMVLWNMGVKQLGGTTAGMFLNFNPIFTALLALLLLDEQMTWTQVYGSLIVILGCFSFTRFQNISLPLKKLTKSER from the coding sequence ATGAAACCGATGTATGTCGCTCTATTACTTTTTACAAGCTTTCTCTGGAGTGGCAATTTTGTAGTGGGTAAATTTTTGGTAAACCATGCATCCTCCATGACCTTAACCAATTTACGCTATATGATTGCCGTCATTGTATTAATTCCTGTAGTCTACCTAGTGGAAAAACGCCTCCTACCACCTCGCAGGGCGATCTTACCGCTCATCCTGATGGGAGCTACTGGCGTGGTCTTATTTAATTTATTTATGTTCTGGGCCCTAGAGCGTACTGCTGCAACAAATGTCGGCTTACTCTCTACACTTAACCCCATCTCAATTGCTATCTTTTCTTTTCTTTTATTGCGTGAGAAAATAAAGGCTTTACAGATAGGCTCAATGATTCTGTGCTTTACAGGGGTCCTACTGGTACTATCTAAGGGAGATTGGCATGCCCTGTTGTCACTTCGCTTTAATTCTGGAGACCTTTTGATGTTAGCCGCTGTAGCTACCTGGGGGCTCTATTCTGTAGCGGGGAGATGGGCTATGCGCGATGTTTCTGCACTAATGTCCACTTTGTATTCTGGATTCTTCGGGGTCTTGATGCTGTTGCCCTTCAATTTCAGTAGCTTTACAATCACTAATCTTAATGCTGAGTTTATTTGGGGCACATTGTATATCAGTGTATTTGCGACTGTTATTAGCATGGTGCTTTGGAACATGGGGGTTAAGCAGCTTGGCGGGACCACAGCAGGGATGTTTCTTAATTTTAATCCCATTTTTACGGCGTTATTAGCCTTATTGCTGCTAGATGAGCAGATGACCTGGACTCAGGTATATGGGAGTTTAATTGTCATTCTAGGGTGTTTTTCCTTCACACGCTTTCAAAATATTTCCTTACCCTTAAAAAAGCTTACCAAATCTGAAAGGTAA
- a CDS encoding MFS transporter: MVETIKQPHIFSHTFIRVILLSGIFLQIGTWVRNFAVLLYVMEITNNDPYIVSLISVAEFAPIFIFSFIGGTFADRWRPKRTMVWCDILSAISVFCVLGTLMFGSWKAIFFVTLFSAILSQFSQPSAMKLFKQHVPAEQMQAGMAIFQTLVAIFMILGPAIGTMIYQSFGITISIGVTGIAFLLSAAVLYQLPKDQRPEQNHGQTSLLQEMGDGLRYVWSKFVLRRLSMCFIGVGLAVGLIQPLGIFVVVEQLGLPKENLQWLFTTTGAAMLLGGAVVMTLSKKIAPQKLLALGLLSSAFSVCGISLTQSFWIVLIFQFVNGLFFPCIQIGINTMILFSSEQKFVGRVNGVLSPLFSGMMVVTMSLAGVVKEAVSLQASYQISGLLFIIAVCVVIPLFKMQLQQQADTSEIVVKQEGGVES, encoded by the coding sequence ATGGTGGAAACAATAAAACAACCGCATATTTTTTCACATACGTTTATACGCGTTATTCTTTTATCAGGAATTTTTCTACAGATTGGTACGTGGGTTCGTAATTTTGCTGTCCTTCTCTACGTCATGGAGATTACAAATAATGACCCGTATATCGTCTCTTTGATTTCAGTGGCAGAGTTTGCCCCCATCTTTATTTTTTCATTTATTGGCGGGACATTTGCTGATCGCTGGAGACCAAAGCGGACAATGGTATGGTGCGACATATTAAGTGCCATTTCTGTGTTTTGTGTATTGGGAACGCTGATGTTTGGATCGTGGAAGGCTATTTTTTTTGTTACATTGTTTTCTGCGATTTTATCGCAATTCTCACAGCCGTCTGCCATGAAGCTGTTTAAACAGCATGTACCGGCTGAACAAATGCAGGCCGGAATGGCTATATTTCAAACCCTGGTAGCAATTTTTATGATTCTTGGTCCAGCGATTGGAACAATGATATATCAAAGCTTCGGCATTACAATTTCTATTGGAGTAACAGGGATTGCCTTTTTATTATCGGCAGCCGTCCTGTATCAATTGCCAAAAGATCAGCGTCCAGAACAGAACCATGGTCAAACAAGCCTGCTCCAAGAAATGGGGGATGGGTTACGGTATGTATGGTCTAAATTTGTCTTACGCCGGTTAAGCATGTGTTTCATAGGAGTGGGTCTGGCTGTAGGTCTTATCCAGCCATTGGGTATTTTTGTAGTTGTAGAACAATTAGGATTACCGAAAGAGAACTTGCAATGGTTGTTCACAACGACGGGGGCAGCTATGCTCCTTGGAGGGGCGGTGGTAATGACTCTTTCAAAAAAAATTGCACCACAAAAACTACTTGCATTGGGGCTTTTGAGCAGTGCATTTTCCGTATGTGGTATTAGCCTTACGCAAAGCTTTTGGATTGTGTTGATCTTTCAATTCGTAAACGGGTTATTTTTCCCCTGTATTCAAATTGGGATTAATACCATGATTTTGTTTTCCTCTGAGCAAAAATTTGTTGGAAGGGTAAATGGAGTTCTGAGCCCCTTATTTTCAGGAATGATGGTCGTAACAATGAGCTTAGCAGGGGTGGTTAAAGAGGCCGTTTCTTTACAAGCAAGCTATCAAATTTCCGGACTATTATTCATAATAGCCGTCTGTGTAGTGATTCCTTTATTTAAAATGCAGTTGCAACAACAAGCAGATACCAGTGAGATAGTAGTAAAGCAAGAAGGGGGAGTAGAGAGTTAA
- a CDS encoding transmembrane domain-containing protein has product MLCLSIAVIMGFITVFIVLIGLLVFLMFRQNQLHKAEEKQLLTSCKVCQKQISVKAEICPHCGKRLKMSPVMRCLIVLLILGVMGVATIVVVNFTIPANGTSKPASVGRLFWDESIAIYNMLDKKISYNTGTNSEESQFILDYIGKYGINNLTPDELTIYSYVLDIIMTHQDQQEGDTDVVHSPKFVKAKSKLKDMFEK; this is encoded by the coding sequence GTGCTATGCTTGTCTATTGCTGTAATTATGGGATTTATAACCGTTTTTATTGTACTTATTGGCTTACTTGTTTTTTTGATGTTTAGACAAAATCAATTACATAAAGCGGAAGAAAAACAGCTACTTACTAGCTGTAAGGTTTGCCAAAAGCAGATTTCAGTAAAGGCTGAGATTTGCCCGCATTGTGGAAAACGGCTTAAAATGTCGCCAGTGATGAGGTGTCTTATTGTCCTTCTCATTTTAGGAGTGATGGGAGTAGCTACAATTGTTGTAGTTAATTTTACCATACCCGCAAATGGTACAAGTAAGCCGGCTAGTGTAGGTCGGTTATTTTGGGATGAATCCATAGCGATTTACAATATGCTAGATAAAAAGATCAGCTACAATACCGGCACAAACTCTGAAGAATCACAGTTTATTCTTGATTATATAGGTAAATATGGGATTAATAATTTAACCCCTGATGAGCTTACCATATATTCTTATGTATTGGATATTATTATGACTCATCAAGATCAGCAGGAGGGGGACACCGATGTGGTCCATTCACCCAAATTTGTAAAGGCAAAATCGAAGCTAAAAGATATGTTTGAAAAGTAA
- a CDS encoding transglycosylase domain-containing protein translates to MNHVLQGTAQPLKKSKPKARRTRVPKWLVILLIAALFFQIIAYSIVTIAGSYLIDQQILSKTVGSSLGGKGTYVATDEMPAYLKDAFIAIEDHRYYYHKGIDYIAFGRALWINTMSESKRQGGSTISMQLARNLFLTNEKTYTRKLKEAFIAMNLERQYSKDEILEMYLNNIYFGHGKYGIEAAAQYYFGKTVRLHDPKLKTINESEAAMLAALPKAPENYSPIKYPDKAMTRQHVVLSRMKKLGYITEEQELNFLKQKINVPATGNELSRAASQS, encoded by the coding sequence ATGAATCATGTCTTACAAGGAACTGCACAACCGTTAAAAAAGAGCAAGCCTAAAGCCCGACGTACACGTGTACCAAAGTGGTTAGTAATATTATTGATTGCTGCGCTTTTTTTCCAGATTATTGCATACTCTATTGTAACTATAGCCGGTTCTTATTTAATAGACCAACAGATCTTAAGTAAGACGGTAGGAAGTAGTTTAGGAGGCAAAGGGACGTATGTTGCTACAGATGAGATGCCTGCTTATCTGAAGGACGCTTTTATTGCGATTGAAGACCATCGCTACTATTACCATAAAGGAATTGATTACATTGCATTTGGACGAGCTTTATGGATTAATACGATGTCAGAAAGCAAGCGGCAAGGCGGAAGCACGATTAGCATGCAACTAGCTAGAAATTTATTTTTAACAAATGAGAAAACCTATACACGCAAGCTAAAAGAAGCCTTCATTGCGATGAATTTAGAACGCCAATATTCTAAGGATGAAATCCTAGAGATGTATTTAAACAATATCTACTTTGGTCATGGAAAATATGGCATTGAAGCAGCAGCACAATATTATTTTGGTAAAACGGTACGATTACATGATCCAAAGCTAAAAACAATTAATGAAAGTGAAGCAGCAATGCTTGCAGCCTTACCAAAAGCACCAGAAAATTATTCACCAATCAAATATCCTGATAAGGCAATGACCCGGCAACATGTGGTATTAAGCCGAATGAAAAAGCTAGGTTATATCACAGAAGAGCAGGAACTGAATTTTTTGAAGCAAAAAATAAATGTACCAGCAACAGGAAATGAACTTTCCAGAGCCGCCTCGCAGTCTTAA
- a CDS encoding formate--tetrahydrofolate ligase, giving the protein MKPIVEIANHVGITEDDLELYGKYKAKLSLDAWEKRKDQADGKLVLVTAMNPTPAGEGKTLTTIGLSQALNHIGKKTIAALREPSLGPCMGMKGGATGSGNAQILPAEEINLHFTGDIHAITAAHNLLSALIDNHLFQHNSLRLNPSKIVWKRALDMNDRSLRHIVVGLGDTNGVVREDGFMITTASEIMAILCLSESLEDLKERLGQIIIGYDLDDNPVTAKQLEAIDAMTVLLKEAIKPNLVQTTEGTPVIVHGGPFANIAHGCSSVIGTKLALKLADYVVTEAGFGADLGAEKFFDIKCRKAGLTPQAAVLVITVKAIKYNGGVTKDELQKVNLPALEAGFANVQRHIENLQKFGVPVVAAINHFATDFLEEVAFVKEKCQTLGIEVAVSNVWADGGAGGVELAEKLVSVLEEAPSHYKPLYDLNKPITDKIKTIVTEIYRGSDVSFSPAAMKTLGKIEELGLSDLPICMAKTPYSFSDQASLLGAPADFVVNVSEIRLSAGAGFIVVLTGNVLTMPGLPKVPAAQHIRLDKNGQVTGLM; this is encoded by the coding sequence ATGAAGCCGATTGTAGAAATTGCAAATCACGTAGGTATTACTGAGGATGATCTGGAGCTGTATGGGAAATACAAGGCTAAGCTATCATTAGATGCATGGGAAAAACGAAAGGATCAAGCAGATGGAAAATTAGTGTTAGTGACTGCCATGAACCCTACACCTGCTGGAGAAGGTAAAACACTGACAACTATTGGACTCTCTCAGGCACTAAATCATATTGGTAAAAAAACAATAGCCGCCTTACGCGAGCCTTCACTAGGGCCATGCATGGGGATGAAGGGCGGAGCTACAGGCAGTGGCAATGCTCAAATACTACCCGCAGAAGAAATCAATCTACATTTTACAGGCGATATTCATGCCATTACAGCAGCGCATAATTTATTATCCGCCCTTATTGATAATCACCTTTTTCAACATAATTCACTACGACTTAATCCAAGCAAAATCGTCTGGAAACGAGCACTCGATATGAACGATCGTTCACTTCGACATATTGTAGTTGGATTAGGCGATACGAATGGAGTAGTTCGTGAAGACGGCTTTATGATCACTACAGCATCAGAGATCATGGCCATCCTTTGTTTAAGCGAAAGTTTGGAAGATTTAAAAGAACGTCTGGGTCAGATCATTATCGGTTATGACCTGGATGATAACCCAGTAACAGCTAAGCAATTAGAAGCTATCGATGCTATGACTGTTCTTTTAAAAGAAGCAATCAAGCCTAACCTCGTACAAACCACTGAAGGAACTCCTGTCATTGTGCATGGTGGGCCTTTTGCCAATATCGCTCACGGCTGCAGCAGTGTAATTGGTACCAAACTTGCTCTAAAGCTAGCCGATTATGTAGTAACAGAAGCTGGATTTGGCGCTGATCTTGGTGCTGAAAAATTCTTTGATATCAAATGCAGGAAAGCGGGCCTCACACCTCAGGCTGCTGTACTAGTCATTACTGTAAAAGCAATTAAATATAACGGAGGTGTAACAAAAGACGAGCTGCAAAAAGTCAACCTGCCTGCTTTGGAAGCCGGTTTTGCTAACGTGCAACGTCACATCGAGAACTTACAAAAATTTGGTGTGCCTGTGGTAGCAGCGATTAATCATTTTGCAACAGATTTTCTTGAAGAGGTCGCTTTTGTCAAAGAAAAATGTCAGACTCTCGGTATCGAAGTGGCAGTTTCAAATGTGTGGGCAGATGGTGGTGCTGGCGGTGTGGAACTTGCTGAGAAGCTAGTTAGTGTGCTGGAGGAAGCTCCTTCTCACTATAAGCCACTGTACGACTTAAACAAACCCATAACAGATAAAATCAAAACGATTGTGACCGAAATCTATCGTGGCTCTGATGTTTCCTTCTCACCAGCAGCCATGAAAACGTTAGGTAAAATTGAAGAGTTAGGGTTGTCAGACTTGCCTATTTGCATGGCTAAAACACCTTATTCCTTCTCAGATCAAGCCAGCTTATTAGGAGCTCCTGCGGATTTCGTAGTGAATGTAAGTGAAATTCGTCTCTCGGCCGGCGCTGGATTTATCGTGGTTCTTACGGGAAATGTGTTGACCATGCCGGGATTGCCAAAAGTACCTGCTGCTCAGCATATTCGCTTAGATAAGAATGGACAAGTAACAGGACTAATGTAG
- a CDS encoding RluA family pseudouridine synthase, producing the protein MNNRRNHPKQHFTKNNRKFTSKNQAPAKQYTVKEPSELLPFLLQHITNLSRNSIKSLLTRGQVLVNDKVVTTHNHVLHPGQTVCLQNKKVSETPPMIGIKILYEDADVIVVQKEAGLLSIASPQEKELTVYRQLMAYVRLENPQNRIFVVHRLDRDTSGVMMLAKSERVQQALQNSWKDSVKERLYVALVEGNVKKQEGTISSWLKESSTLKMYSSHRPNDGQHAITHYKVLQSDRNFSLLEVQLETGRKNQIRVHMEDIGHPIVGDKKYGAKSKPIGRLGLHARVLAFVHPSTGELLRFETDIPKTFFHPFKKEV; encoded by the coding sequence ATGAATAATAGAAGGAACCACCCCAAACAGCACTTTACGAAAAACAACAGGAAATTTACCAGTAAAAATCAAGCTCCAGCCAAACAATATACGGTAAAAGAACCGTCTGAATTACTACCGTTTTTATTACAGCATATTACAAATCTCAGCCGTAACTCCATTAAGTCCCTGTTAACACGTGGTCAGGTATTAGTTAACGATAAAGTTGTGACAACCCATAACCATGTATTGCACCCTGGGCAAACGGTCTGTCTACAGAATAAGAAGGTTTCGGAAACGCCTCCGATGATTGGCATCAAAATTTTATATGAAGATGCTGATGTTATTGTTGTCCAAAAAGAAGCTGGCTTGCTATCAATTGCTTCACCGCAAGAGAAGGAATTAACTGTCTATCGTCAATTAATGGCCTATGTTCGTCTTGAGAATCCCCAAAATAGGATTTTCGTTGTGCACCGCCTAGATCGAGATACATCTGGCGTTATGATGTTAGCTAAAAGTGAACGGGTTCAACAGGCACTCCAAAATTCCTGGAAAGACAGTGTCAAGGAACGCTTGTATGTTGCCCTTGTGGAAGGTAACGTGAAAAAGCAAGAGGGAACGATTTCATCCTGGCTAAAAGAAAGTAGTACATTAAAAATGTATTCCAGTCACCGTCCAAATGATGGACAGCATGCTATTACTCACTATAAAGTGCTCCAGTCTGATCGGAATTTCTCCTTGCTGGAAGTCCAACTAGAGACAGGCCGGAAAAATCAAATCCGCGTCCACATGGAAGATATCGGACACCCTATAGTAGGTGACAAGAAATACGGCGCTAAATCTAAGCCAATCGGTCGATTAGGGCTACACGCACGAGTCTTAGCCTTTGTGCATCCTAGTACGGGCGAACTGCTGCGTTTTGAAACAGATATTCCTAAGACTTTTTTTCATCCATTTAAGAAGGAAGTCTAA